One window from the genome of Hoplias malabaricus isolate fHopMal1 chromosome X2, fHopMal1.hap1, whole genome shotgun sequence encodes:
- the LOC136677087 gene encoding calcineurin B homologous protein 3-like: MGSSQSAHDDLQRLSDGTGFSTEQIRNLHKRFNHLTHNQQKLRREDFDNISDLTFNPIRGQIIEAFFDKRNFTNSEVGKVEEVDFEEFLTVMSHFRPAGQNLTEEERERSKRDKLRFLFNMHDKDNDGTITLDEYRHVVEELLSSSPDIEVETAKAIADAAMLEVASVTMGQMAPDEFYEGITFEHFYKILKDLEIETKMHIRFLNVDTTTMSCGK, encoded by the exons ATGGGGAGTTCACAGTCCGCTCATGATGACCTCCAGCGTCTCTCAGACGGAACCGGCT TTTCAACGGAACAGATCAGAAACCTACATAAAAGATTTAACCACCTCACGCACAACCAGCAAAAATTAAG GAGAGAAGACTTTGACAACATCAGTGATTTGACTTTCAACCCCATTAGAGGCCAGATCATTGAAGCCTTCTTTGATAAAAG GAACTTTACTAACAGTGAAGTGGGAAAAGTTGAGGAGGTGGATTTTGAGGAGTTCCTCACAGTAATGTCACACTTCAGGCCTGCAGGTCAGAATCtgacagaggaggagagagaacgGAGCAAGAGAGACAAACTACGCT TCCTGTTCAACATGCACGACAAAGACAATGATGGCACCATCACTTTGGATGAATACAGACAT GTTGTTGAAGAGTTATTGTCCAGTTCTCCTGACATAGAGGTCGAAACAGCCAAAGCCATCGCAGATGCTGCTATGCTGGAAGTAGCGAGTGTTACAATGGGTCAAATG GCTCCAGATGAGTTTTATGAAGGAATCACATTTGAGCATTTTTACAAG attctcaaaGATCTGGAGATTGAGACAAAGATGCACATCCGGTTTCTGAACGTGGACACTACAACAATGAGCTGCGGAAAGTGA
- the LOC136677001 gene encoding F-box/WD repeat-containing protein 8-like: protein MAEDGLLSFREQWKKELEKKKELRNKSSFSSEGNVKRAGDSGCSNEDKRDDPNDQPQYVSIAAGLLDGRSSPLMERIEQERRKRTRKKRHYEGGGEEEKISDHQRKMIPLIDQLIQDLNETTDIPFFDVELPYELALKIFQFLSRADLGRCAQVSKSWRVLAEDEVLWYNLCLEEGYHSGASVCDSPCWKSTLRDHCNTEKAVMYNWKNRVGSVRHLQYELGKVLCDVSSSDGHIIAGYTSGDVRLWDSVDWNSGAFCLKPAHNIIYDNPSPHVSFVRVNETVASAAYENGCVDVWSVEAGLEPIHHYQHLQGVSAMDLSSEGPVLTTACGLEVRVDAPDDGGYWKTRCLIQLPKPVDGVLVVPGKRVLPLVLAWANESVYLLDSSKSEDEEQQNEERLLHSVYGQPVTCLDTTACRAALGVKSCSWGMNDGGNKVKVYNLETCQSELSLGNSPGDFTCVNLRDAPPHLLVCGNKDRRVRVFDLRSGSSVVSLYAHQLGVTTVQADDWKIVSGGGEGLVCVWEMRMGAKLWEMHNRHPVRHIHFNSRTLVTANIPDERSPRGACITDDDLTAHRRHRGVICFCDFSVDSSTQDHVLPICRSSYSEISGYNYNIGLAMPYGTLTDPQSSGL from the exons ATGGCGGAAGACGGCTTACTGAGTTTTCGAGAGCAGTGGAAAAAGGAgctggagaaaaagaaagagctgagaaataagagcagttTTTCCAGTGAAGGGAATGTGAAGAGAGCAGGGGACAGTGGCTGTAGTAATGAAGATAAAAGAGATGACCCGAATGACCAGCCCCAGTATGTGTCCATTGCTGCGGGTTTACTGGACGGCAGGAGCAGTCCTCTGATGGAGAGAATAGAGCAGGAAAGGAGAAAGAGGACTCGGAAAAAAAGACACTATGAGGGAGGAGGTGAAGAAGAGAAGATATCTGACCATCAGAGAAAAATGATCCCTTTGATAGATCAGCTTATACAAGACTTG AATGAGACCACTGACATCCCTTTCTTTGATGTGGAATTGCCTTATGAACTGGCTCTGAAGATTTTCCAGTTTTTGAGCAGAGCAGATCTGGGACGATGTGCCCAG GTGAGTAAGTCCTGGAGGGTGTTAGCAGAGGACGAAGTCTTGTGGTACAATCTGTGTCTGGAGGAGGGGTATCACAGTGGGGCAAGTGTTTGTGACTCTCCCTGCTGGAAGAGCACTTTAAGAGACCACTGTAACACTGAGAAGGCTGTAATGTACAACTGGAAG AATCGAGTTGGGTCAGTTCGCCACCTACAGTATGAATTAGGAAAAGTTTTGTGTGATGTTAGTTCCTCTGATGGACACATTATTGCTGG GTATACCTCAGGGGATGTCAGACTCTGGGACAGTGTTGACTGGAACTCAGGAGCCTTTTGCCTGAAACCTGCCCATAACATTATATATGACAACCCATCACCTCACGTCAGTTTTGTACGAGTCAATGAGACAGTGGCCTCTGCTGCGTATGAGAATG GGTGTGTGGATGTTTGGAGCGTTGAAGCTGGTCTTGAGCCCATTCATCACTATCAGCACCTTCAGGGCGTCAGTGCCATGGACCTGAGCTCTGAGGGGCCAGTCCTGACCACAGCATGTGGGTTAGAAGTGCGGGTCGATGCCCCTGACGATGGAGGCTACTGGAAAACACGGTGCCTCATCCAGCTTCCCAAACCT GTGGATGGGGTACTGGTGGTtccagggaagcgtgtgctgcCGCTGGTTTTGGCCTGGGCCAATGAGAGTGTCTATCTACTTGATTCCAGTAAAAGTGAGGATGAGGAACAGCAG AATGAAGAGAGGCTGCTTCACTCTGTATATGGTCAGCCGGTCACCTGCCTCGACACCACTGCATGCAGAGCTGCATTGGGAGTTAAGAGCTGCAGCTGGGGCATGAACGATGGGGGAAATAAA GTTAAAGTGTACAATTTGGAGACTTGTCAGTCAGAGTTGAGTTTGGGGAACTCGCCGGGGGACTTCACTTGTGTCAACCTCAGAGATGCCCCGCCACACCTGCTGGTGTGTGGAAACAAAGACAGGcg GGTCAGAGTTTTCGATCTGCGCTCTGGTTCCTCCGTGGTTTCGCTCTATGCTCATCAACTTGGAGTGACCACTGTCCAGGCAGATGACTGGAAAATCGTCAGCGGAGGTGGCGAGGGATTGGTCTGCGTGTGGGAGATGAGAATGGGAGCAAAACTCTGGGAGATGCACAACAG gcACCCTGTCCGCCACATACACTTTAACAGCCGCACTCTGGTCACAGCCAACATCCCTGACGAGAGGAGCCCAAGAGGAGCCTGCATCACAGACGATGACCTCACTGCACACCGCAG GCACAGGGGGGTGatctgtttctgtgatttctctGTCGACTCCTCCACACAGGACCATGTCCTACCAATCTGCAGGTCCAGCTACAGCGAGATAAGCGGCTACAACTACAACATTGGCCTGGCCATGCCCTACGGCACTCTTACTGACCCTCAGAGCTCTGGACTCTGA